A window of the Isosphaera pallida ATCC 43644 genome harbors these coding sequences:
- a CDS encoding RNA polymerase sigma factor: MSNAGDPSHTGSDEFAEVFDRASRGDMAALSLIIQRYEPEVRTAARALLGPALRPYFDSLDLVQSVHRSILRGMKRDQYQCSDPEQLLALALTIVRRKVARKWRKLRRQLRAETIAKSGSSRTDEFHRLVSGETDPTLMTQMEDQLAHLCRSLDPVERKLIEMRLMGHSTAEVARAMKLDPDVLRVRLHRLRNRLRERGFPERWV, from the coding sequence ATGTCCAACGCGGGGGATCCAAGTCACACCGGTTCAGACGAGTTCGCGGAGGTGTTTGATCGAGCCTCGCGGGGTGACATGGCGGCCCTCTCGCTGATCATTCAACGCTACGAACCGGAGGTCCGCACCGCCGCGCGGGCGTTGTTGGGTCCGGCGTTGCGTCCCTACTTCGATTCGTTGGATTTGGTCCAATCGGTGCATCGCAGCATCTTGCGAGGCATGAAGCGGGATCAATACCAGTGCAGCGACCCAGAACAACTGCTGGCTCTGGCTTTGACGATTGTCCGGCGCAAGGTGGCGCGCAAATGGCGTAAGCTTCGCCGTCAGCTTCGAGCCGAGACGATCGCCAAGAGCGGCAGTTCGCGGACCGACGAATTCCACCGTCTGGTTAGCGGCGAGACCGACCCTACCTTGATGACCCAGATGGAGGATCAACTGGCTCATTTGTGTCGCAGCCTCGATCCCGTGGAGCGCAAATTGATCGAGATGAGGCTGATGGGCCATAGCACTGCCGAGGTTGCCCGAGCGATGAAGCTCGACCCGGATGTGTTGAGGGTCCGTTTGCATCGGCTGCGCAACCGCCTTCGTGAACGAGGGTTCCCCGAGCGTTGGGTTTGA
- a CDS encoding RNA polymerase sigma factor produces MPLADVDRRLLDRCLKHEHGAWHEFVDRYAGLIYHVIQHVGHARSLIFSVEDMEDLAAEVFKRIVEHDYAVLRRFQGKSSLPTYLAVIARRVCIRAVVQRQREAELGHSTAHRASIEDFPYEVEPTLPADEVERLLRLLSDRDAEVVRMYHLKQMTYRQIGQRLSIPESSVGPILSKARRKLRQAARRDQD; encoded by the coding sequence GTGCCCCTCGCCGATGTGGACCGCCGTCTTCTGGACCGTTGCCTCAAGCACGAACATGGTGCCTGGCACGAGTTCGTCGATCGCTACGCGGGCTTGATTTACCACGTCATTCAGCACGTTGGACACGCCCGCAGCTTGATCTTTTCTGTTGAAGACATGGAGGATCTGGCGGCCGAGGTGTTCAAACGGATTGTGGAACACGACTACGCGGTGTTGCGTCGCTTTCAGGGCAAATCCTCGCTTCCAACCTACTTGGCCGTGATCGCCCGCCGCGTTTGCATCCGCGCGGTGGTCCAACGACAACGCGAGGCCGAACTCGGTCACTCCACCGCCCATCGCGCCTCAATTGAGGATTTCCCCTACGAAGTCGAACCCACCCTGCCGGCCGACGAGGTGGAACGCTTGCTTCGCCTCCTGTCCGACCGCGACGCCGAAGTGGTGCGGATGTATCACCTCAAGCAAATGACCTATCGCCAAATCGGCCAACGCCTCAGCATCCCCGAAAGCAGCGTCGGCCCAATCCTCTCCAAAGCCCGTCGCAAACTCCGCCAAGCCGCCCGCCGCGATCAGGATTGA
- a CDS encoding response regulator, with product MSMVDSAALSPAPPPIILIADDNPQNVELLEAYLAEIDCEIVTAADGEAALKAVERHRPDLILLDIMMPKLSGFEVCRKLRENPATRDILVLMVTALNEASDFDRGVQAGTDDFLTKPINKIELLCRIRCLLKVRHLKNQLDRTLAYLAQVEQVSRGAGTIPETKPF from the coding sequence ATGTCAATGGTTGATTCCGCCGCTCTTTCACCCGCGCCCCCACCCATCATTTTGATCGCTGACGACAACCCGCAAAACGTCGAGTTGCTGGAAGCCTATCTCGCCGAGATCGACTGCGAGATCGTGACCGCCGCCGACGGCGAGGCCGCCCTCAAAGCCGTCGAACGCCATCGCCCTGACTTAATCCTGCTCGATATTATGATGCCCAAGCTCTCCGGTTTCGAGGTGTGTCGCAAACTCCGCGAAAATCCCGCGACCCGCGACATCTTGGTGTTAATGGTCACCGCGCTCAACGAAGCTTCTGATTTCGATCGGGGAGTTCAAGCCGGTACCGACGACTTTTTGACCAAGCCCATCAACAAAATCGAGTTGCTGTGCCGAATCCGTTGCCTGCTCAAAGTACGTCACCTCAAAAATCAACTGGACCGGACCTTGGCCTATCTCGCTCAAGTCGAACAAGTTAGTCGAGGCGCGGGAACGATCCCGGAGACCAAACCCTTTTAG
- the glpK gene encoding glycerol kinase GlpK has translation MSFLLALDQGTTSSRAIVFDTEGMIQGMGQREFPQHYPHPGWVEHDPMDLWSSQAGVISEALAQARIGPDQLAAVGIANQRETTLIWERATGTPVGPAIVWQDRRTAELCERLRARGVEPLFTQRTGLCLDPYFSGTKLAWMLEHHPDLRARAERGELAFGTVDSWLVWQLTQGQRHVTDPSNASRTLLFNLRTGDWDDDLLGILNIPRPLLPDLVPSQGVIGEVSHPLGPVGRPIAAILGDQQAALAGQVCFYPGMSKCTYGTGCFVLMNLGDDPRPSRHRLLTTAAWCLGAERSLVYALEGAVFIGGAVVQWLRDGLGLIRSSAEVEALATSVPDSGGVYFVPAFVGLGVPDWDPHASGTLIGIGRGTNAAHLARAALESIAFQVAEALHAMRADIEGSGFDLGELRVDGGASVNRTLMQFQADLLGVAVVRPAVTETTALGAALFAGLGAGLWRDETELEGVWRAAERFEPRLAPSQAQARLARWREAVERSKGWRHD, from the coding sequence GTGTCGTTTCTGCTGGCGCTGGATCAGGGAACAACGAGTTCCCGGGCGATTGTCTTCGACACGGAGGGCATGATCCAAGGGATGGGTCAGCGCGAGTTTCCCCAGCACTATCCGCATCCGGGTTGGGTGGAACACGACCCGATGGATCTTTGGTCGAGTCAGGCGGGGGTGATTTCCGAAGCGCTGGCTCAAGCCCGAATCGGTCCCGACCAACTCGCGGCAGTGGGGATTGCCAACCAGAGAGAAACCACCCTGATCTGGGAGCGCGCCACCGGAACGCCGGTCGGTCCGGCAATTGTCTGGCAGGATCGCCGCACTGCCGAGCTTTGCGAACGGCTACGCGCCCGGGGGGTCGAGCCCCTGTTCACTCAACGAACCGGCTTATGTCTGGATCCCTATTTCTCGGGCACCAAGCTGGCCTGGATGCTGGAACACCATCCCGACCTCCGCGCCCGGGCCGAACGGGGCGAACTGGCCTTCGGCACTGTCGATTCCTGGCTGGTGTGGCAATTGACCCAGGGCCAACGCCACGTCACCGACCCCTCCAACGCCTCCCGCACCCTGTTGTTCAACCTGCGCACCGGCGACTGGGACGACGATCTGCTCGGCATTTTGAACATTCCCCGGCCGCTTCTGCCCGACCTGGTTCCATCCCAGGGAGTGATCGGCGAGGTGTCGCACCCTCTGGGACCGGTGGGCCGACCGATCGCCGCCATTCTGGGCGATCAACAAGCGGCGCTAGCGGGTCAAGTTTGCTTTTACCCTGGCATGTCCAAATGTACGTATGGCACAGGCTGCTTTGTGCTGATGAACCTGGGTGACGATCCACGCCCCTCTCGCCACCGCCTCTTGACCACCGCCGCCTGGTGCCTCGGAGCGGAACGCTCATTGGTTTACGCGTTGGAGGGAGCCGTCTTCATCGGAGGGGCCGTGGTTCAATGGCTTCGCGACGGCTTGGGCTTGATTCGCTCCTCCGCCGAGGTCGAGGCTCTGGCCACCTCGGTGCCCGATAGCGGCGGGGTGTATTTCGTCCCGGCCTTCGTCGGTTTGGGCGTGCCCGACTGGGATCCCCACGCGTCAGGCACCCTCATTGGCATTGGTCGCGGCACCAACGCCGCCCACCTTGCCCGAGCCGCGCTGGAGTCGATTGCCTTCCAGGTCGCCGAAGCGCTACACGCGATGCGGGCCGACATCGAAGGCTCTGGCTTCGATCTTGGGGAACTCCGGGTCGATGGCGGTGCGTCGGTCAACCGGACCTTAATGCAGTTCCAAGCCGACCTGTTGGGTGTTGCGGTGGTGCGGCCCGCCGTCACCGAAACCACCGCCTTGGGCGCGGCCCTGTTTGCGGGTCTGGGAGCGGGACTTTGGCGCGACGAAACCGAACTCGAAGGCGTCTGGCGCGCCGCCGAACGCTTCGAACCCCGTCTGGCTCCCTCGCAGGCTCAAGCCCGTCTAGCCCGCTGGCGCGAGGCGGTCGAACGTTCCAAAGGATGGCGACACGACTGA
- a CDS encoding Gfo/Idh/MocA family protein codes for MTSPHGPTRRGFLQTSAAATAALSLPPLVHASGSDTIKVGLIGCGGRGTGAADNCLNSAPGVKLVAVGDVFADRIDSCLSNLAKLGDKVEVGDRKFVGLDAYKNVIESDVDLVLLATPPGFRPLHLEAAVAAGKHIFTEKPVGVDAPGIRRVLAAYEAAKEKRLGIVAGTQRRHQDDYLASMEQIHNGALGEIVSGRVYWNQGGLWHKARVNGMTDAEWQIRNWLYFTWLSGDHIVEQHVHNLDVANWALGEHPIRAVGMGGRQSRTAPEYGHIFDHFAVQYEYPSGTVVQSYCRQIDGCENNVSETIEGTQGKWTSQGHRITHGGKVKWRYRADGKRIDSYVQEHTHLIESIRKGEPLNELKTVAESTLTAIMGRMSAYTGKAIEWDQALNSQENLYPADLTLESSLPVPPVAIPGRTPFV; via the coding sequence ATGACCTCCCCCCACGGACCAACCCGTCGCGGTTTTCTCCAAACCTCCGCTGCTGCCACCGCAGCACTGTCGCTGCCCCCTCTGGTTCACGCCTCCGGGTCTGATACCATCAAGGTGGGCCTGATCGGCTGCGGCGGACGCGGCACGGGCGCAGCGGACAACTGCCTGAATTCCGCTCCCGGCGTCAAGCTGGTCGCGGTGGGCGACGTCTTCGCGGATCGGATCGACTCCTGCCTGTCCAACTTGGCCAAGCTGGGCGACAAGGTGGAGGTCGGCGACCGCAAGTTCGTCGGCTTGGACGCCTACAAGAACGTGATCGAGTCGGATGTCGATCTCGTGTTGTTGGCGACCCCTCCTGGCTTCCGTCCGCTTCATCTCGAAGCGGCGGTCGCCGCGGGCAAGCATATCTTCACCGAAAAGCCGGTCGGGGTTGATGCGCCAGGCATCCGTCGGGTCTTGGCGGCCTATGAGGCGGCCAAAGAAAAGAGGCTGGGCATCGTCGCCGGTACCCAGCGCCGACATCAGGACGACTACTTGGCCTCGATGGAACAAATCCACAACGGCGCGCTTGGCGAAATTGTTTCGGGACGGGTCTACTGGAACCAGGGGGGACTCTGGCACAAAGCCCGCGTCAACGGCATGACCGACGCCGAATGGCAAATCCGCAACTGGCTCTACTTCACCTGGCTCTCCGGCGACCACATCGTCGAACAACACGTCCACAACCTCGACGTGGCCAACTGGGCCCTTGGCGAACACCCCATCCGCGCCGTGGGGATGGGCGGACGTCAATCACGCACCGCGCCGGAATACGGCCACATCTTCGACCACTTCGCCGTCCAGTACGAGTACCCCAGCGGAACGGTGGTCCAATCCTACTGCCGTCAGATCGACGGCTGCGAAAACAACGTCTCCGAAACCATCGAAGGCACGCAAGGCAAGTGGACCAGTCAGGGCCATCGCATCACCCACGGCGGCAAGGTCAAGTGGCGCTATCGGGCCGACGGCAAGCGGATCGATTCGTATGTTCAAGAGCATACACACTTGATTGAGTCCATCCGCAAGGGCGAGCCGCTCAATGAACTCAAGACGGTGGCCGAAAGCACCCTGACGGCGATCATGGGTCGGATGTCGGCTTACACCGGCAAAGCAATCGAGTGGGATCAAGCTCTCAACTCCCAAGAAAACCTCTATCCTGCCGATCTGACCTTAGAGTCGTCGCTGCCAGTGCCTCCGGTGGCGATCCCGGGCCGCACCCCGTTCGTGTGA
- a CDS encoding formylglycine-generating enzyme family protein, with amino-acid sequence MTRWYQRLGAAGKFKTLNTSRAWVGLVTWGTLVSWAMTPASGQETAPELAGPPLPPESQATTEAEMKPYKLTIPYTDVAFEMVPVKGGVFKMGSPEDEENRADDEGPQIEVEIAPFWMGKYEVTWDEYDLFAFSQDIKLKELKGLRNENLPPTERRADAVTRPTRPYADETFGLGRRNQPVICITHHAAMEYCRWLSEKTGQVYRLPTEAEWEYACRAGSVTPYSFGADPEELGEYAWYVENAEGPQKVGKKKPNAWGLFDMHGNVAEWVLDRYDPSWYGQLASMGTGPIKGPVHLPDEREYPHVVRGGSWDDDAEALRSAARRASDREWSLQDPQRPQSIWWHTEATFVGFRIVRPLKEQPNLVGFKSKVVKGKGAK; translated from the coding sequence ATGACAAGGTGGTACCAGCGGCTCGGCGCGGCGGGCAAGTTCAAGACGTTGAACACGAGCCGCGCGTGGGTCGGGTTGGTGACATGGGGGACTCTTGTTAGCTGGGCAATGACCCCAGCCAGCGGCCAGGAAACGGCCCCCGAATTGGCCGGACCGCCCTTGCCACCGGAATCCCAGGCGACCACCGAAGCGGAGATGAAGCCCTACAAGCTGACCATCCCCTACACCGATGTGGCATTCGAGATGGTTCCCGTCAAGGGGGGGGTCTTCAAGATGGGCAGCCCCGAGGATGAGGAGAACCGGGCGGACGATGAGGGACCGCAGATCGAAGTCGAGATCGCCCCTTTCTGGATGGGTAAGTATGAAGTGACCTGGGACGAATACGATCTCTTCGCCTTCTCCCAGGACATCAAGCTCAAAGAACTCAAAGGATTGCGCAATGAGAACCTCCCCCCCACCGAACGTCGTGCCGACGCAGTGACCCGTCCCACCCGTCCCTACGCCGACGAAACCTTCGGTCTGGGACGACGCAACCAGCCGGTCATCTGCATCACCCACCACGCCGCGATGGAATACTGCCGCTGGCTCTCGGAGAAGACCGGTCAGGTCTACCGCCTGCCCACCGAAGCCGAATGGGAATACGCCTGCCGCGCCGGCAGCGTCACCCCCTATTCCTTCGGCGCGGATCCCGAGGAACTAGGCGAGTACGCCTGGTATGTGGAGAATGCCGAAGGCCCCCAGAAAGTTGGCAAAAAGAAGCCAAATGCCTGGGGTCTGTTCGATATGCACGGCAATGTCGCCGAATGGGTGCTTGATCGGTATGACCCCTCGTGGTACGGTCAACTCGCGTCGATGGGGACCGGACCCATCAAAGGCCCGGTTCACCTGCCCGACGAACGAGAGTACCCCCACGTGGTGCGGGGCGGCTCCTGGGACGACGACGCTGAGGCGCTGCGCTCGGCGGCGCGCCGGGCTTCCGATCGCGAGTGGAGTTTGCAGGACCCACAGCGTCCCCAATCGATCTGGTGGCACACCGAAGCCACCTTCGTGGGATTTCGGATCGTTCGGCCGTTGAAGGAACAGCCCAATCTTGTCGGCTTCAAATCCAAGGTCGTCAAGGGCAAGGGAGCCAAGTAA
- the dtd gene encoding D-aminoacyl-tRNA deacylase, whose product MRIVLQRVSRAEVRVAGEVVGRIDRGWLALVGVARGDEASHADYLAAKVAGLRGFADEAGKMNRSVVEVGGAVLVVSQFTLLGDCRAGRRPSFTESADPVLAETLYERFIAQLRTTGLTVATGVFRAEMEVELVNDGPVTFLLESR is encoded by the coding sequence ATGCGAATTGTTTTGCAACGGGTGAGTCGAGCGGAAGTTCGGGTGGCCGGCGAGGTGGTGGGGCGAATTGACCGGGGATGGCTGGCCTTGGTGGGAGTGGCGCGGGGGGACGAGGCATCGCATGCCGATTATCTGGCGGCCAAGGTGGCGGGATTGCGAGGCTTCGCGGATGAGGCGGGGAAGATGAACCGCTCGGTTGTCGAGGTTGGCGGCGCGGTGTTGGTGGTCAGCCAATTCACCTTATTGGGTGATTGTCGAGCGGGACGGCGGCCCAGTTTCACCGAATCGGCCGATCCGGTCTTGGCCGAAACGCTTTATGAGCGGTTCATCGCCCAGCTTCGGACCACCGGGTTGACCGTCGCCACCGGAGTCTTCCGCGCCGAGATGGAGGTGGAGCTGGTCAACGACGGCCCCGTTACGTTTCTGTTGGAGAGTCGCTAG
- a CDS encoding DUF885 domain-containing protein, with amino-acid sequence MSNATETETDQRLTEWFDAYLERVFEDSPTAATRAGDHRFDDRLDELSAQAFARRLERDRRALADLETSIPFDKLSPDGQIDFQILHHHLKREIWLAETFPTWRTDPRVYVAIMTESLYGPLTQATTPREHLLPLLERRMAAIPAVVKAARANLTAETPRVFAETGLLQAKGAVRFFESDLLDLAGCPNDPDSTFAQAARACAQAARELVAFLENDLLPQANGEWRIGPERFAVKLHNELDAGMTADEVIAEARAEADKVVAEMAVIARQLWPRLFPGNVPPPDDPPGRAELIRAVLEESSKNHGSTETLVEDVRATVQTIKTFIRNRDILRLPEPDRCDIREMPEFLRGFSVAYLNPAPPLDPQGRSEYAVSPPPADWTPERVESFFREYNPAMLQILTIHEAYPGHYVQLEYSNRHPSKIRRILSSGVFAEGWAVYCEQMMLDLGFGDGDLVLRLNQLKFYLRAVVNAILDHDMHAGTLTDEQAMDLLMNTAFQSEGEAVGKVIRAKLSSCQLSTYFVGRVAFHRLRQTIQREQGERFDLGRYHEAVLDHGTIPVKFLPDLVRQRLRRPR; translated from the coding sequence ATGTCCAACGCGACCGAGACCGAGACCGATCAACGTCTGACCGAATGGTTTGACGCCTATCTCGAGCGCGTCTTTGAGGACTCCCCGACCGCCGCCACCCGCGCTGGCGACCATCGCTTCGACGACCGACTCGACGAGCTCTCTGCTCAGGCCTTCGCGCGACGTTTGGAACGGGATCGCCGTGCCCTGGCCGACCTCGAAACCTCGATTCCCTTCGACAAGCTCTCGCCGGATGGTCAGATCGACTTTCAAATTTTGCACCATCATCTCAAGCGCGAAATCTGGCTAGCCGAAACCTTTCCGACCTGGCGGACCGATCCCCGCGTCTATGTGGCAATCATGACCGAAAGCCTTTATGGACCGCTCACCCAGGCCACCACGCCCCGCGAGCACCTGCTGCCTTTGCTGGAACGACGCATGGCAGCGATCCCTGCCGTGGTCAAGGCCGCACGGGCCAACCTGACCGCGGAGACCCCTCGGGTCTTTGCCGAGACCGGCCTGCTTCAGGCCAAGGGAGCGGTGCGTTTCTTCGAATCGGATCTCCTCGATCTGGCGGGATGTCCCAACGACCCCGACTCCACTTTCGCTCAGGCGGCCCGCGCGTGCGCTCAGGCGGCCCGCGAACTGGTTGCCTTCCTAGAAAACGATCTCCTGCCCCAAGCCAACGGGGAATGGCGAATCGGTCCCGAACGGTTTGCCGTCAAGCTCCACAATGAATTGGATGCCGGCATGACCGCCGACGAAGTCATCGCCGAAGCCCGCGCCGAGGCCGACAAGGTCGTCGCCGAAATGGCCGTCATCGCCCGGCAACTCTGGCCGCGTTTGTTCCCCGGTAATGTCCCCCCTCCCGACGACCCGCCCGGACGCGCCGAACTCATCCGCGCCGTGTTGGAGGAGTCCTCCAAAAACCACGGCTCCACCGAAACCCTGGTCGAGGATGTCCGCGCCACGGTCCAGACCATCAAAACCTTCATTCGGAATCGAGACATTCTGCGTCTCCCCGAGCCCGATCGCTGCGACATCCGTGAAATGCCCGAGTTCCTCCGCGGCTTCTCAGTGGCCTACCTCAACCCCGCCCCACCGCTTGATCCCCAAGGACGCTCCGAATACGCCGTCAGCCCGCCGCCGGCCGACTGGACACCTGAACGGGTCGAGAGTTTTTTTCGGGAATACAACCCGGCCATGCTTCAAATTCTGACGATCCATGAAGCCTATCCCGGCCACTACGTCCAGCTGGAATACAGCAACCGCCACCCCTCCAAGATTCGCCGCATCTTGTCCTCCGGAGTCTTTGCCGAAGGCTGGGCCGTCTACTGCGAGCAGATGATGCTCGATCTAGGTTTCGGAGACGGCGACCTAGTTTTGCGCTTGAATCAACTCAAGTTTTACCTTCGCGCGGTCGTCAACGCAATCCTTGATCACGATATGCACGCCGGCACTCTCACCGACGAACAAGCAATGGATCTTTTGATGAACACTGCGTTTCAGTCCGAGGGCGAGGCGGTCGGCAAGGTGATTCGGGCCAAGCTCAGTTCCTGTCAGCTTTCTACCTACTTCGTGGGGCGGGTCGCGTTTCACCGTCTCCGCCAGACCATTCAGCGCGAGCAGGGGGAACGGTTCGATCTGGGACGCTACCACGAGGCGGTGCTGGATCACGGCACAATCCCAGTCAAGTTCCTACCCGATCTGGTCCGTCAACGCCTGAGGCGACCTCGTTGA
- a CDS encoding DUF4912 domain-containing protein, whose amino-acid sequence MRVGWLGDRHEAEWIEALERYGVEAIDAPRHANVSSRWDVVIAWGRAARRQARAWAHEGRVGRIIAPVSASRWGEERPEGVETRQDDPPQWVVDHPWCLARWVGESLSRRGRPWLIAGPPASARCTGGPSEPSLAARPGLTLPPPHARVVVVALDTPALSRAGDQGRGRDRWRTAVMSPEAVLTRLFKRLVALDRPGELRLAVLGAGVLARRLREEIAGIPGVLVESVEEAGNLGPSDWNDSLRRCDLALVVRPRSPERGRAILEATRVLAPRVAWLDETDHLIDRMTQAGAVGWTQALNVAAVSEVDRRLAVRCLGADNRAALLLERLEQARERYESSRRGRLRVVFKDHLPPPAFMPLDLPSQRPEGRSRVRVVALREGRGFVSWAIHPEDRAAAQSWLGMDLIRAVLVLRLYDVEGIEFHGRDAHRVVDIELDPGRDHQAFLFPDLGRSYAAALGYRTDRAVFHVLAHGPIVRSAGGEGRVDHAGLRRIHVAPRAVLTVGSGRRVVEEGA is encoded by the coding sequence ATGCGCGTCGGTTGGTTGGGTGATCGGCACGAGGCCGAGTGGATCGAAGCGCTGGAGCGTTATGGAGTCGAAGCCATCGACGCTCCCCGCCATGCGAATGTCAGCTCCCGCTGGGATGTGGTGATCGCCTGGGGTCGCGCGGCACGTCGTCAAGCGCGGGCTTGGGCCCACGAGGGACGTGTGGGCAGGATCATCGCGCCGGTGTCGGCGTCTCGTTGGGGCGAGGAGCGTCCCGAGGGAGTCGAAACCCGTCAGGATGATCCTCCGCAATGGGTGGTCGATCATCCCTGGTGTTTGGCGCGTTGGGTGGGCGAGTCGTTGAGCAGACGGGGACGCCCGTGGCTGATTGCTGGTCCGCCCGCGTCGGCGCGCTGCACTGGCGGTCCTTCAGAACCGTCGTTGGCCGCACGGCCGGGATTGACACTTCCTCCACCTCATGCCCGCGTGGTCGTGGTGGCTCTGGACACCCCCGCCTTGTCGCGGGCGGGTGATCAGGGTCGCGGTCGGGATCGTTGGAGGACAGCAGTGATGTCGCCCGAGGCCGTCCTCACCCGGCTGTTCAAACGCCTCGTCGCGTTGGACCGTCCCGGCGAGTTGCGTCTGGCGGTGTTGGGTGCGGGCGTCTTGGCGCGAAGACTCCGCGAAGAGATTGCGGGGATACCTGGCGTCCTGGTCGAGTCGGTCGAGGAGGCCGGCAATCTGGGGCCGTCCGACTGGAACGATTCGCTTCGTCGTTGCGACTTGGCCCTTGTCGTCCGCCCCCGCTCTCCGGAGCGAGGCCGGGCGATTCTGGAGGCGACCCGCGTTCTCGCCCCAAGAGTCGCCTGGTTAGATGAGACCGACCATCTGATCGACCGGATGACCCAGGCTGGAGCCGTGGGCTGGACCCAGGCGTTGAACGTCGCCGCCGTCTCCGAAGTCGATCGGCGTCTCGCCGTGCGTTGTCTCGGGGCCGACAACCGCGCCGCCCTCCTCTTGGAACGGTTGGAACAGGCGCGCGAGCGTTACGAATCCAGCCGTCGGGGACGCTTGCGCGTCGTGTTCAAGGACCACCTTCCTCCACCCGCCTTCATGCCTTTGGATTTGCCGTCTCAGCGTCCCGAAGGGCGTTCGCGGGTTCGCGTGGTTGCCTTAAGGGAAGGACGCGGCTTTGTTTCCTGGGCGATTCACCCCGAGGATCGCGCGGCCGCCCAATCCTGGCTGGGGATGGACCTGATCCGCGCCGTTTTGGTCCTCCGACTTTACGACGTGGAGGGAATCGAGTTTCATGGTCGAGATGCTCACCGTGTGGTCGATATCGAACTCGACCCTGGACGCGATCATCAAGCGTTTCTCTTTCCCGACCTTGGACGCTCCTACGCCGCGGCGTTGGGATACCGAACCGACCGCGCGGTGTTCCATGTTCTAGCCCACGGACCGATCGTTCGTTCCGCCGGTGGCGAGGGCCGGGTCGATCACGCGGGACTGCGGCGAATCCACGTCGCCCCGCGCGCTGTGTTGACGGTCGGGTCTGGCCGTCGGGTCGTAGAGGAGGGAGCGTGA
- a CDS encoding 3-hydroxyacyl-CoA dehydrogenase family protein, which produces MSLEPSSIPSAVGTPPPPLPPGRLGVVGTGQMGSGIAWNAAAHGWRVGLADQSLEVVRNAIDTIAARLAERVAKGKTTEEQRRAILERLEPFESPEALAESVPALDLIVEAVSEQITLKQEMFRRLDAAAPANTILTSNTSSISITLLAAATRRPAKVAGMHFMHPVPVMTLVEAIRGLQTSDETFRVVRLAAESMGKTVVEAKDTPGFLVNRVLMPMINEAIQALDDGVATAEDIDRAMMLGTNQPMGPLALADFIGLDTCLAIMTVLHEGFGDSKYRPAHLLRRQVAAGWLGRKTGRGFFVYDKARPSSSR; this is translated from the coding sequence ATGAGTTTGGAACCGTCTTCAATCCCCTCGGCCGTGGGGACGCCGCCGCCTCCCCTCCCACCGGGACGGTTGGGGGTGGTGGGCACCGGCCAGATGGGTTCAGGGATCGCTTGGAACGCCGCGGCCCACGGTTGGCGGGTGGGCTTGGCCGACCAATCGCTGGAGGTGGTCCGCAACGCCATTGACACGATCGCCGCCCGTCTGGCCGAACGCGTCGCCAAAGGAAAAACGACCGAAGAGCAACGTCGGGCCATTCTCGAACGTCTTGAACCATTCGAATCCCCCGAGGCACTGGCCGAGTCGGTCCCCGCGTTGGACCTTATCGTTGAGGCGGTCTCCGAACAGATCACGCTCAAACAAGAAATGTTTCGACGGTTGGACGCGGCGGCCCCGGCCAATACGATCCTCACCTCCAACACCTCCTCGATTTCCATCACCCTCTTAGCCGCTGCCACCCGACGGCCTGCCAAGGTCGCTGGGATGCATTTCATGCACCCTGTGCCGGTTATGACGTTGGTGGAAGCCATTCGCGGCCTGCAAACCTCCGACGAAACCTTTCGCGTCGTGCGGCTGGCCGCCGAATCGATGGGCAAAACGGTGGTTGAAGCCAAAGACACGCCGGGATTTTTGGTCAACCGTGTGTTGATGCCCATGATCAACGAGGCGATTCAGGCGCTCGACGACGGCGTCGCCACCGCCGAAGACATCGACCGCGCCATGATGTTGGGCACCAATCAACCGATGGGTCCGCTGGCGTTGGCCGATTTCATTGGTCTGGACACCTGTTTGGCCATTATGACCGTCCTTCATGAAGGCTTCGGCGACTCCAAGTATCGGCCCGCCCATTTGTTGCGCCGTCAGGTGGCCGCCGGTTGGCTTGGTCGCAAGACCGGACGCGGGTTCTTCGTCTACGACAAGGCCCGCCCCTCCTCATCCCGTTGA